The sequence below is a genomic window from Egicoccus sp. AB-alg6-2.
GTGGCTGGGCAGGTCGACGACGTGCAACGCGAGGGTGTCGCGGGCGAGCGCGCCACGCAGGACCGTGACGGGGACCTCCGCGTCGTCGGGGTGGTTGCCGAGCTGGTCCGCGACGTCGGCGACCACCCGGTCGGTCGCCGTCGCGGTGCATGCCAGCACCGGCACCGCGGTGTCCCGGGCGGCCGCCAGCTGTCCGAGGACGTCACCCAGGCGCCGGTAGTCGGGGCGGAAGTCGTGGCCGTGATCGGAGATGCAGTGCGCCTCGTCGATGACCAGCATGCCGATGCTGGCGACCAGCCGGTCCAGGATCTCGGCCCGGAAGCGGGGGTGGTTGAGACGCTCGGGCGAGACCAGCAGCAGATCCACCGATCCCTCGACGACCTGCTGCTCGATGGCCTGCCAGTCGTCGACGTTGGTGGAGTTCACCGTTTCCGCCCGCAGTCCCATGCGTCGTGCGGCCGCCAACTGGTCGCGCATGAGCGCCAACAGCGGGGAGACGATCAGCGTCGGGCCGGCGCCCTGCTCGCGCAGCAGCCGGGTCGCGATGAAGTACACCGCCGACTTGCCCCAACCGGTGCGCTGCACGACGAGGACCCGCGCGCGTCGGTCGACCAGCGCCTCGATGGCGCTGACCTGGTCGTCGCGCAGTCGGGCGTCCGGGCCCGCCAGCAGCGTCAGCAGGTCCTGGGCGAGGGCGCGGGTGGCTGGCAAGGAGACGTCCTTCGGGTGCGGCGGGCGACGGGCCCATGATGGCGGGGCGCTGGGACGCGCGCACGAATGGTGTCGCAGGGGTGTGGACGGCCACCGTCCCGGGACCGGCACCTCGACCGGCCCGCCTCAGCGGGTACGCCGGTTGGACACGTGCCGTGCCCGGCTGTACTACTCGCGCGCACGAACCCCGAGAGTGACCCGGCGAAGGGCCCACCTTGCACCTCCACGACATCCCCGTGCGCACCCTCGACGGGTCCCCCACGTCGCTGGCCGAGCACCGCGACGACGCCATGCTCATCGTCAACGTGGCCTCGAGGTGTGGTCTCACGCCGCAGTACGCAACGCTCGAAGCGCTGCACGAGCGCTACCGGGACCGCGGGTTCAGCGTGATCGGTGTGCCGTGCAACCAGTTCGGTGGCCAGGAGCCGGGGACGGCCGAGGACATCGCCACGTTCTGCTCGACCAGTTACGGCGTCACCTTTCCCTTGCTCGACAAGACCGACGTCAACGGTCCCGGACGTCACCCGCTCTACGAGGTGCTGACCGGGCACGCCGACGAGCAGGGCGAGGCGGGCGACGTCCAGTGGAACTTCGAGAAGTTCCTGGTCGCCCCCGGCGGCGAGGTGGTCGCGCGCTTCCGTCCCACCAC
It includes:
- a CDS encoding glutathione peroxidase; the protein is MHLHDIPVRTLDGSPTSLAEHRDDAMLIVNVASRCGLTPQYATLEALHERYRDRGFSVIGVPCNQFGGQEPGTAEDIATFCSTSYGVTFPLLDKTDVNGPGRHPLYEVLTGHADEQGEAGDVQWNFEKFLVAPGGEVVARFRPTTLPDSDEVVRAIEAVLPR